One genomic region from Sciurus carolinensis chromosome 2, mSciCar1.2, whole genome shotgun sequence encodes:
- the Bpifa3 gene encoding BPI fold-containing family A member 3 yields MSPLWRLLVLLGVLAWPLALQEQPRAGLATAHTDSKSTLARIIAQGLMKHDAEGRIQNIHLMDSLNVSGKMAPGMVGWLIGGMNIQQQQEISINITNVQLDCGGIQISFHKEWFLANISLEFDIDLRLSFSDNIMKTHEHMSLTVEFWLEKDEFGRRDLVMGQCLVEPSSVRTTVLTEAIPPKMKHFLHNLKDNLEKIIPHLVESQVCPLMGEILRQLDVKLLKGLVVDCLNKPLLTNLTNVNAGKPRLQGLPAACHRLEGDSTLWDLKSPSAWGFCCP; encoded by the exons ATGAGTCCACTCTGGAGGCTCCTCGTCCTCCTCGGAGTGCTGGCCTGGCCCTTGGCACTGCAGGAGCAGCCTCGGGCTGGCCTGGCCACAGCCCACACAGACAGCAAATCCACCCTGGCCAGAA TTAttgcccagggcctcatgaaacACGACGCAGAGGGCCGAATCCAGAACATCCACCTCATGGACAGTCTGAATGTCTCGGGGAAGATGGCCCCGGGGATGGTGGGCTGGCTGATCGGTGGCATGAACATCCAGCAACAGCAAGAGATCAG TATCAACATCACCAATGTTCAGCTGGACTGTGGCGGGATCCAGATTTCTTTCCATAAAGAGTGGTTCCTGGCGAACATCTCACTTGAATTCGACATCGACTTGAGACT GTCCTTCAGCGACAACATCATGAAGACGCACGAACACATGAGCCTCACGGTGGAGTTCTGGCTGGAGAAGGACGAGTTTGGCCGGAGGGACCTGGTGATGGGCCAGTGCCTCGTGGAGCCCAGCAGCGTCCGCACGACAGTCCTGACCGA GGCTATCCCACCCAAGATGAAACACTTCCTCCACAACCTCAAAGATAACCTGGAAAAAATCATCCCGCACCTGGTGGAAAGTCAG GTATGTCCTCTGATGGGCGAGATCCTCAGACAGCTGGATGTGAAACTGCTGAAGGGCCTCGTGGTTGACTGTCTG AATAAGCCACTGCTCACCAACTTGACCAACGTGAATGCAGGCAAGCCCAGGCTCCAGGGTCTTCCAGCTGCCTGCCATCGACTGGAAGGAGACTCCACCTTGTGGGACCTGAAGTCCCCGTCAGCATGGGGCTTCTGCTGCCCCTAG